Proteins encoded in a region of the Chryseobacterium piperi genome:
- a CDS encoding GH92 family glycosyl hydrolase, whose amino-acid sequence MKRSGISVFLFILFFSIYGKAQKFEKLIQYVNPMIGTEKMGHTYPGATVPFGSVQLSPETDTISYELNGKYNGEVYKYCAGYRYEDKTIVGFSSTHFSGTGHSDLGDLLLMPTVGQLQLNPGTASHPEKGYRSRFSHQNEKAEAGYYQVKLEDHGILAELTATTRVGVHRYTFPKSDQSHIILDLMAGIYNYDGKNVWTYVRVENGNTITGYRQTSGWARTRTVYFAIQFSKPFKSYGQKNYDGKQVYGGFWRKFDQTRNFPEIAGKNLKMYFDFDTNENEAIEVKLALSPVSQKNALDNLEKETAQLSFDQVKAKAQEDWNKELNKIVIKSSETEKTNFYTALYHTFINPTTYMDVNGEYKGLDQNIHKAEDFTNYTTFSLWDTYRALHPLFNIIQPKRNDDIVKSMMAHYEQFSMKMLPIWSHYANENWCMSGYHSVSVVADAIIKGVYTGDAKEALKACVETANKRDYEGIGSYIDLGYIPAEKSGTSVSNTLEYAYDDWAIAQLAKHLGETEIYNQFIKRSENWKNNFDKSTGFMRPRLADGSFKKEFDLLSTHGQGFIEGNSWNYSFFVPQNPDALITLMGGKKKFSSKLDELFTMHLPDEFFADTEDITREGIIGGYVHGNEPAHHVAYLYNWAGQPWKTQSQIRQILDMQYKATPDGLGGNDDTGQMSAWYILSSLGFYPVAPGSEDYAIGSPAVDHATLNLENGKTFEVETINQSPKNVYVQKILLNGQEIKNFTLKHSDIVKGGKLTFYMSNKAKR is encoded by the coding sequence ATGAAAAGATCAGGAATCTCCGTTTTTTTATTCATCCTATTTTTTAGCATTTATGGTAAAGCTCAAAAATTTGAAAAACTCATTCAATATGTAAATCCAATGATAGGAACTGAAAAGATGGGGCATACCTATCCCGGGGCAACCGTTCCTTTTGGATCAGTCCAGCTAAGTCCGGAAACAGATACGATTTCTTATGAGCTTAACGGGAAATACAACGGAGAGGTTTATAAATACTGTGCAGGATACCGATACGAAGACAAAACAATTGTAGGTTTCAGCTCTACCCATTTTAGCGGGACAGGCCATTCGGATCTTGGAGATTTATTACTTATGCCAACTGTAGGTCAACTACAATTGAACCCCGGAACAGCTTCACACCCTGAAAAAGGCTACAGAAGTAGATTTTCACATCAAAACGAAAAAGCAGAGGCCGGTTATTATCAGGTAAAACTGGAAGATCATGGTATTTTAGCAGAACTTACTGCTACTACGAGAGTCGGGGTTCACCGTTATACCTTTCCAAAGTCAGATCAGTCTCACATTATTTTAGATTTAATGGCCGGTATTTATAATTATGACGGCAAAAATGTATGGACATATGTTCGGGTAGAAAACGGAAACACGATTACAGGATACCGACAAACTAGCGGATGGGCAAGAACCAGAACAGTGTATTTTGCCATACAATTTTCCAAACCTTTCAAATCTTACGGCCAGAAAAATTATGATGGTAAACAAGTATATGGCGGATTTTGGAGAAAGTTTGACCAAACCAGGAACTTCCCGGAAATTGCAGGTAAGAACCTGAAAATGTATTTTGACTTTGATACCAATGAGAATGAAGCTATTGAAGTAAAACTTGCATTATCCCCGGTAAGCCAGAAAAACGCTTTGGATAATCTGGAAAAAGAAACCGCCCAATTATCTTTTGATCAGGTAAAGGCTAAAGCTCAGGAAGACTGGAATAAAGAACTAAATAAAATCGTTATTAAAAGCTCCGAAACTGAAAAAACAAATTTCTATACAGCCCTATACCATACGTTTATCAATCCTACAACCTATATGGATGTTAATGGAGAGTATAAAGGCTTGGATCAGAACATTCACAAGGCAGAAGACTTTACTAATTATACCACTTTTTCACTTTGGGATACTTATCGGGCACTTCATCCACTATTTAATATCATTCAACCCAAAAGAAATGATGATATTGTAAAATCAATGATGGCTCATTACGAACAGTTTTCTATGAAAATGCTTCCTATCTGGTCTCATTATGCCAATGAAAACTGGTGTATGAGTGGCTATCATAGTGTGAGTGTGGTTGCCGATGCAATTATTAAAGGTGTATATACAGGAGATGCAAAAGAAGCATTGAAAGCCTGCGTAGAAACGGCTAACAAAAGAGATTATGAAGGTATTGGATCGTATATAGATTTAGGATATATTCCTGCCGAAAAAAGTGGCACTTCAGTATCCAATACTTTAGAATATGCATATGATGACTGGGCAATTGCTCAGCTCGCGAAACATTTGGGAGAAACTGAAATTTATAATCAATTCATTAAACGATCTGAAAACTGGAAAAATAATTTTGACAAAAGCACAGGTTTTATGCGCCCCCGTTTAGCAGACGGAAGTTTTAAAAAAGAGTTTGATCTTCTGAGTACTCACGGGCAGGGTTTTATCGAAGGAAACTCATGGAACTACAGCTTCTTTGTTCCTCAAAACCCTGATGCATTGATCACATTGATGGGTGGGAAGAAAAAATTCTCATCAAAACTAGACGAATTATTCACTATGCATCTGCCTGATGAATTTTTTGCAGATACAGAAGATATTACCCGGGAAGGAATTATCGGTGGTTATGTCCACGGAAATGAACCGGCTCACCATGTAGCTTACCTTTATAACTGGGCCGGACAGCCATGGAAAACCCAGTCGCAGATCCGCCAAATTCTGGATATGCAATACAAAGCGACTCCTGATGGATTAGGAGGAAATGATGACACCGGGCAAATGAGTGCCTGGTATATTTTAAGTTCTCTTGGATTTTATCCTGTTGCCCCCGGTTCGGAAGATTATGCAATCGGAAGCCCTGCCGTTGATCATGCTACCCTGAATCTGGAAAATGGAAAAACTTTTGAAGTTGAAACAATCAATCAGAGCCCTAAAAATGTATACGTTCAAAAGATTCTTTTAAATGGTCAGGAAATTAAAAACTTTACTTTAAAGCATTCCGATATTGTAAAA